A part of Miscanthus floridulus cultivar M001 chromosome 6, ASM1932011v1, whole genome shotgun sequence genomic DNA contains:
- the LOC136456031 gene encoding thiamine pyrophosphokinase 2 isoform X2 encodes MYQMTNDEDKKSTRNKYVPEIIEGDMDSIRPEVKLFYSSQGSKISDKSHNQETTDLHKCISRIHHRTPDHEKPNLCVLVTGALGGRFDHEAANINVLYLFSDMRIVLLSDDCLIRLLPRTHRHELYIESSVEGPHCGLFPVGAPSTSTTTTGLKWNLSESKMRFGSMISTSNIVQSEKVTVESDADLLWTISLRNLT; translated from the exons ATGTATCAGATGACCAATGATGAAGACAAAAAAAGCACCAGAAATAA GTATGTTCCAGAAATAATTGAGGGGGACATGGATTCTATAAGACCTGAAGTAAAACTGTTCTACTCCAGTCAG GGATCCAAAATTTCTGATAAGTCACATAACCAGGAGACAACAGATCTACACAAATGTATTTCTCGTATCCATCATCGTACGCCTGATCATGAAAAACCCAAT CTCTGTGTGCTTGTTACTGGAGCACTAGGTGGAAGGTTTGATCATGAGGCGGCAAATATCAATGTTCTGTATCTGTTTTCGGACATGCGGATTGTCCTCCTATCAGATGATTGCTTGATTCGACTTCTTCCGAGAACACATCGCCATGAGCTATATATTGAGTCGTCTGTTGAAGGACCCCATTGTGGGCTTTTTCCTGTTGGAGCACCATCAACAAGCACCACAACTACTGGCCTGAAATGGAATCTAA GTGAATCAAAGATGAGATTTGGGAGCATGATAAGCACATCCAACATTGTGCAGTCGGAGAAGGTAACTGTAGAATCTGATGCAGATCTTTTGTGGACAATTTCTCTGCGAAATCTGACATAA
- the LOC136456031 gene encoding thiamine pyrophosphokinase 2 isoform X1: MLWRTVRSMDVIMHSSSFLVPKLHQPVNKPVKNYALVVLNQQLPRFMPRLWDHANLRICADGGANHIFDEMYQMTNDEDKKSTRNKYVPEIIEGDMDSIRPEVKLFYSSQGSKISDKSHNQETTDLHKCISRIHHRTPDHEKPNLCVLVTGALGGRFDHEAANINVLYLFSDMRIVLLSDDCLIRLLPRTHRHELYIESSVEGPHCGLFPVGAPSTSTTTTGLKWNLSESKMRFGSMISTSNIVQSEKVTVESDADLLWTISLRNLT, encoded by the exons ATGTTGTGGCGCACAGTACGCAGTATGGATGTAATAATGCATTCTTCGAGTTTCCTTGTTCCGAAACTGCATCAACCTGTCAACAAACCAGTCAAGAACTATGCTTTAGTTGTTCTAAACCAGCAACTTCCACGATTCATGCCTCGACTCTGGGATCATG CAAATTTGAGGATCTGCGCCGATGGAGGAGCTAATCATATTTTTGATGAGATGTATCAGATGACCAATGATGAAGACAAAAAAAGCACCAGAAATAA GTATGTTCCAGAAATAATTGAGGGGGACATGGATTCTATAAGACCTGAAGTAAAACTGTTCTACTCCAGTCAG GGATCCAAAATTTCTGATAAGTCACATAACCAGGAGACAACAGATCTACACAAATGTATTTCTCGTATCCATCATCGTACGCCTGATCATGAAAAACCCAAT CTCTGTGTGCTTGTTACTGGAGCACTAGGTGGAAGGTTTGATCATGAGGCGGCAAATATCAATGTTCTGTATCTGTTTTCGGACATGCGGATTGTCCTCCTATCAGATGATTGCTTGATTCGACTTCTTCCGAGAACACATCGCCATGAGCTATATATTGAGTCGTCTGTTGAAGGACCCCATTGTGGGCTTTTTCCTGTTGGAGCACCATCAACAAGCACCACAACTACTGGCCTGAAATGGAATCTAA GTGAATCAAAGATGAGATTTGGGAGCATGATAAGCACATCCAACATTGTGCAGTCGGAGAAGGTAACTGTAGAATCTGATGCAGATCTTTTGTGGACAATTTCTCTGCGAAATCTGACATAA